Genomic window (Polaromonas sp. JS666):
GGCTGCGAAGCGGGTATTCAGCAAGTCAGCAAATTATTCTTATATGTACACCCACACAGGAGAAACCGATATGACACACGATATCCAACGACGCACCTTGGTCAAGGCAGGCGCCGCGCTGGCCTCCACGGCACTGGGCTTTCCGGCACTCAATGCGCTTGCCCAAAATCGCAAGTTCTCAGGGAAAACCCTGCGTATCCTGACCTGGTCGGACGATACGGGTCTGGCGGTGCTACGCAACATTGCGCAAACCTTTGAAGCCCAAACGGGTGCCAAGGTCATTGCCGACCGCACGGGCAGCACCTCCGAGATGGTCGCCAAGCTCAAGGCTGGCGGCAATCGCCCGCAATACGATGTGATCACGCTGGCAGGTGTCGGTGCCGTCACCCTGGCCAATGCCGGCCTGCTGGAAAAGCCCGACCTGAACCAGTTGCCCAACCTGCAGAGCGTGGACGCGCGGTTTCGCACCGGGGCCGATGGGCACGGCATTGGTTACCTGCTGTGGACTGGCGGCATGCTGTACAACACGCGTACCTTCAAGGCGGCACCGACCAGCTACGAGGAAATGTGGAACCCCAAATACGCCAAGAGGGTGTTTTTGCCGCCGGCGACCTGGACGGACTCGCTGGACACCATCGTGGCCGCGGCCAAGCTGACCGGCGGCAGCGCGACCAATGTGGAAGGCGGCTTCAAGAAGCTGGCCGAGCTCAAGGATCGGGTCCTGACCTTTGGCGAGAATCCGACGCAGATCGCCGAACTGTTCCGCTCCAATTCGCTGGACATTGGTGCGGTATACGCCCCGGCCTTCTTTGCCAAGGAACTCAAGGATCCCAACTCCGGTCTGGGCGCCACGTACAACCTGAAGGAAGGCTTTTTTGCCGACCTGATGTACACCATCATGCCCAAGGCCCATCCCGGCGAATCGTCGCTGATCCATGCCTTCATCAACCACTCGCTGGACCCGGTCGTGCAAGGGAAAATGGCCGAGGATGTGCTCAACGGGCCCGTCAACCTCAAGGCCGTGCTCTCGCCTGAGGCGCAAAAGAGCCCCTTCATCATCAAGCCCGAGCAGCTCGGCTCCACGGCGGTGATTCATGACAAGGCGGTGATTGCCGCGGTGCGCGACAGCTGGATCAAGCGTTATACGCAGACCTTCTCCTGATCGCCTGCAGTTGATAAACGACCGGGCCGCGTCCTGCG
Coding sequences:
- a CDS encoding ABC transporter substrate-binding protein codes for the protein MTHDIQRRTLVKAGAALASTALGFPALNALAQNRKFSGKTLRILTWSDDTGLAVLRNIAQTFEAQTGAKVIADRTGSTSEMVAKLKAGGNRPQYDVITLAGVGAVTLANAGLLEKPDLNQLPNLQSVDARFRTGADGHGIGYLLWTGGMLYNTRTFKAAPTSYEEMWNPKYAKRVFLPPATWTDSLDTIVAAAKLTGGSATNVEGGFKKLAELKDRVLTFGENPTQIAELFRSNSLDIGAVYAPAFFAKELKDPNSGLGATYNLKEGFFADLMYTIMPKAHPGESSLIHAFINHSLDPVVQGKMAEDVLNGPVNLKAVLSPEAQKSPFIIKPEQLGSTAVIHDKAVIAAVRDSWIKRYTQTFS